ttcaacaaaacaagacgtggcTTATATAAGGATCCATTTACTTGgctaataatattcaaaaatccaatttatcaatcttataaataagttgtttaagtatcaattgcggattcaaaagcaattccaattaacgtcaaccataattcagttgaccatatcttttaattcgttcatctaaattaagcgatttctaaatgaaaagttattgatttttcgccagctttccaaaaacatgcatatcatataccttttatcagtaatatatgtatttaattcgtgattcatcataaactgtttaacgaggaaatttaggatacaagcatgcataaatatatctactcaagcactagacatggatacacaattaatatataaaagataagatataaatgcttacgtatcaatattgtgattcaatattgcagaaaagtacgtagacgcaacggagatgatagatactagtttgacttgcgaacaatactcacgaacattatccataacctccatagttataacccatagttttcctAGCTCTATCCAGCTCGGAaggcttgtttgaaaataattcgctcatgacctcgtcgtagtattttatgtataataatactaataataatactcctaactataagattaataataatattaatcttaataataataataataatataaatattaaatataaataataaatataaaatataatacgaagtaatatagatattaatatatgtgtgtgtgttgagcaaactggccaatttatagaatgtttctgaattctgactgccatccgatcgcatgggttttatgcatatttctcatgcggtcgcatggctccaaaatccagctcacaatttttttgttttcttgtttgtcgacatattattatatatatatataatatatataatttatattaattatatatatattatattatattcatgtacatagttgacttgtaattttagctccgttgactcgtacgttgatactcgactcgtgtaccactttcggtttttcgaacgcactttcttacgtttagaaaactagcattttacgttacgcgacgtgtacccttattaataatttgacttactcatcaataaattaccttataaaaaatataacttagaaaattgagcgttgtggtcatttgcttctataaatcagtgactcgttgtttatcaaaatatattattttaaatcaggacgtttttgtTAGCCGATATTTCTATGGTCCATCTTTATTATCATTTGTGTAAGCCCAATGTTATAAGGGCAAGCCCGTTAGGGTTATGTGTATTTTGGTCTATATATATGCTTGTGTTGTAAATACTTGATGATCAATAAAAATCACAATTACGTTCCAATTATATTAGTTAACATGGTATCACGCCAGTCTTTCTTTCCCTAACCCTAATCGCctcatctaaaaaaaaaaaaaaaacaaaatcgatGCTttgatccaaaaaaaaaaaaaacgaagcaGTCACAAGTCGTCCAGCTTGATCATCATCCTGCTCGTACAATAACTATCTTCCATGGCACCCACCGGCAAATATGATAAAGTATACACCGTCACCTCGGTTACTCACCTTATTCCGATCAAACTAGATCTCTCAAAACTAAACTACACCCATTGGAGCACTTTATTTGAGAACCATTGCTCCACCTACAACGTGGCCTCGTTTCTTACATCCGCTATTACCACACACGATGATGAAGAAACAAAAAAAGCTAATGCGGCCGTACTCGGGTGGATCTACCTCACGATATCCGAACCCCTTCTTGAACGGCTTCTAAATACACAACCTAAAACCGCCTCTGCCGCTTGGGAATTTTTGAAGAACATATTTCAAGATAATAAGAGATCTAAAATCATGGAACTCACCGCCGAGCTTCATGCCCTAAATATAGGAGCTCTTACACCCGAACAATATTTTCGGAAGATCGACTCCATCTCTGCCATGCTCGCTAACCTAGGATCCACTATTCAAGATGAAGAACTTGTAACCTACACGATCCATGGTCTCAATGGTCATTTTCCCCATGCAAAACATATTATTTTACACAGTAACCCCTTCCCGAGTTATGAAACCGTGAGATCTATGATCACCCTTGAACAAATGGAACTTACTCGCGTTAATCAACCCACGGATACCGCTACTCCATCCGCCCCAACCGCTTTGGTCGCTAGCACCCCACCCGCCGCACCACCACGTCCGATGCCTAGCACTCAAGCGTGTCGTAATTTTAGCCGGGGCAATTGTCGATTCGGTGCTTCTTGCCGCTACCTTCATCATGGTAACAGGTCCAACAACAATGCTTCTACAGGTCAATTTAGCTCACGGACTAGTGGCCCTTCACAGGCCCAACTATTTGAGATAATTGCAGCTCAGCAGCTGCTTATTTCGCAACAGGACTTGGGCCGGACCAATTTTTCTCAGCCCACTGCTCAATATCAATTCCGGCCTCAGACTCCTTTGGCCCAACAGATTGCTCCTCCAGGTTTTAGGACCGTTCCTGCTTTCAGTCCACAGGCAAATTGGGCCGGACCCATGACTTCGCCAGCAACAGCAGCGGCTTTTGGGCCTGTTCACGCTAACCAGTCCATGTTTAGGCCTGCTCTTCATCCAGCCCAGGTTTATGTTCCAACTGCTGCTACAGGCCCGCTTCATTCTCAGGCCCAATTTTTTGCTGGACCACATCAGCCCATCATCAGCTCAGGTCAGCCTACTGCCATCCCGCAGGCTTTCAGTACGGATACTTTTCAGGACTTTGGAAACGCCGGTTGGCACATAGACACAGGTGCTTCCGCTCATCTTTCCTCTAGCATTAATTGTTTAAatactatttttaattattgcatgTACCCCTCGGTCGCTGTTGGTGATGGTAATTCAATTCCTGTCACCAACACAGGCCATAGCGTGTTGCCTAACGTACATCGGCCTTTATACCTCACCAATGTACTTATTACTCCTAACAtagttaaaaaccttatttctgtATGCCGCTTTGCCCGAGATAATAAAGTTTCCGTTTGTTTTGATGAatttggtttttctgtgaaggatTACCTGACCAACCGCCAGCTACTCCGATGTGACAGCACCGGAGATCTCTACCCATTCATTAGCCAGCCTTCACCACAACAGCAAGCCTTACTTACCACCTCCACAACTTGGCATCAACGGCTCGGTCACCCTAGCGTTGAAGCTTTTCGTCATCTTATGTCTAATAATTATATTGCTTGTAATAAAACGAAGCCTCCCGATTTTTGTCATGCATGCCAACTTGGAAAACACGTGAGGCTTCCATTTCATAGTTCTACTTCTACAGTTGATTCGGTTTTTGATATTATACATTCGGATTTATGGACCTCACCAGTTTTAAGTTTAAGTGGTTTTAAGTATTATGTTTTGTTCTTAGATCATTATTCGCATTACTTATGGGTATATCCGTTACGACACAAATCAGAAGTGTTTAACGTATTTATCCAATTTCGTGCATATGTTAAAACACAATTTAATACCGAAATTAAAGCCTTTCAATGTGATCAAGGGGGAGAGTTTGACAACACCGCATTTCGTGACCTTTTTAACACAAATGGAATCCATTTACGCCTTTCATGCACTCAAACATCACAACAAAATGGAAAATCAGAAAGAATGATTCGTACGATTAACAACTTAATACGCACCCTTCTCGTACAAGCCAAACTACCACCTACCTATTGGGCCGAGGCACTACATATGTCCGCTTACCTACTAAACCTTTTACCATCCTCTGCCATCTCATACGACATTCCGCACACTCGCCTATACAAACAACCTTTCACCTATTTCACCCTCCGTGTATTCGCTTGCCTTTGTTATCCACACCTTAACACCACAAATAAACTTGCACCCCGATCTACTCCATGCATTTTCCTCGGTTATCCATCTAACCATCGTGGCTATCGCTGTCTCGATCTTCAAACCCACAAAATAATTCTCTCTCGCCATGTCACCTTTCACGAGAATATTTTCCCTTACGGATCCGACATACCTACTTCCACTACCGCTAACCCTACCGATCACTATGATTTCCTTAATCCTCCTCCCAATCCTCTCTCCCGATCCGTTTCCGAGCATTCTGTCCACCACCTCTCCACCTCCGTCACCCAACCCTCCCGGTTCTCCTACGTCCCCACACACACCACCAGCACCGTCACCCAACCCTACCGGTTCCCCTACGTCACCACAATCACCACCGCCTACACCTCCTTCTCCAGCACCACCAATCCCGCCACCTCCACCCACGAACACGACTTCCACTCACCCCATGATCACACGTCACCGTGTTGGTACTCACAAACCTGTCCAATGACTTAATCTCCATGTCTCTACCATTTCACCCGTCCCCACTACCTACCCACAAGCCTTCCGTGACTCTAATTGACAACACGCTATGACTGAAGagtataatgctttaattaaaaataatacttgGACACTTGTGCCTCGCCCttcggacacgaacatagttcgctccatgtggctatttaagcacaagtttaatgcagacGGATCACTCAGCAGGTATAAGGCTCGTCTTGTAGCCAACGGTCATAGTCAGCAGGTTGGCATTGATTGTGACGAGACTTTTAGTCCGGTTGTTAAACCGGCTACCATTCGGACGGTCCTCAGTTTAGCTGTTTCTCGACATTGGCCAGTTCATCAGCTTGATGTCAGGAATGCTTTTCTTCACGGTAATCTTACTGAGACTGTATATATGCATCAGCCACCGGGCTTTCGTGACGCCTCACGACCCGATCATGTTTGTCTCCTGCAGAAATCTCTTTATGGATTAAAGCAGGCACCACGTGCTTGGTACCAGCGTTTTGCTGGATATGCTCAGAGTGTTGGTTTTTAGCAAAGCCAATGTGACACCTCGTTATTTATATATCGACAGGGATCTGACACCGCCTATCTCCTACTTTATGTTGATGATTTTATCTTGACCGCTTCATCTGCGGCCTTTTTACAGCAGGTTATTGCTTCACTACACCGTGAGTTCTCTATGACTGACCTGGGTCCTCTTAACTACTTTTTGGGTGTTTCGGTTACACGTAATTCTTCGGGGATGTTCCTCTCTCAGAAGAAATATGCGTCTGAGATTATTGAGCGTGCTGGTTTAACAGGTTGTCATCCATGCCGTACGCCAGTTGAGACTAGTTCCAAACTGGGCACCGCAGGACCTTCGGTTCCTGATCCTACATTTTATAGGAGTCTTGCTGGGGCTATACAGTACCTCACCTTTACTCGACCAGACATTTGTTATGCAGTTCAACAGATATGTCTCTTCATGCATGATCCTCGTGAACAGCATATGTCCGCTCTTAAGCGGATTTTACGTTATCTTCAGGGCACTTTGGATCACGGTCTTCAGCTTTATGCTTCGTCTCCTACATCTCTTACTGCTTACTCAGATGCAGACTGGGCTGGCTGCCCTAGCACCCGTCGGTCCACTTCTGGGTATTGTGTTTTCTTGGGTAGCAATCTTCTTTCCTGGTCCTCTAAGCGCCAGATGACACCGTCTCGCTCCAGCGCAGAAGCTGAGTATCGTGGGGTCGCTAATGCCGTCGCAGAAACATGTTGGCTACGCAACCTTCTCCGCGAACTTCATTGTTCGTTATTCTCTGCTACTCTTGTGTATTGTGACAATGTCAGTGCTGTCTACATGTCAGGGAACCCGGTTCAGCATCAGCGAACGAAGCACATTGAGATTGATATACATTTTGTGCGTGACCTCGTGACTAAGGGTCATGTGCGTGTTCTTCATGTTCCTTCTCGTTATCAGTATgccgacatcttcaccaaaggGCTTCTGTCTATTTTGTTTGATGAGTTCCGATCCAGTTTGAGCGTCCGATCcgctcccgctccaactgcggggggctGTTAGCCGATATTTCTATAGTCCATCTTTATTATCATTTGTGTAAGCCCAATGTTATAAGGGCAAGCCCGTTAGGGTTATGTGTATTTTGGTCTATATATATGCTTGTGTTGTAAATGCTTGATGATCAATAAAAATCACAATTACGTTCCAATTATATTAGTTAACAGTtttttgactaagttaatattatatttttgtaaaatatatatatatatatatatatatatatatatatatatatatatatatatatatatatatacgtatattttccaatccaattataatggttcgtgaatcgtcagggtttggtcaaggttaaatgaatgtatgaatacagtttacacttcttgagattcaacttaacaaactttgcttatcgtgtcggaataatataaagataaagtttaaatttggtcagaaatttccgggttgtcacaaaaacgACTTGAATATTCAAACGGAGATGAACTCGAATCAATTAGCGATGAATCTAATTATTGTTTATACTCTCTGATGATTTGCAAGGTTTATGAATTGGATAAGGATCAGGATTCTGTAATTGATTTGTGTTAAGATTCATAAATCATGAATTTGAAAATTGTGAAgcatatgatgatgaagatgaacacgCTACTGGGAGAGAGAATGGGGACGATATGGTGTGGGTGGGGTATTTAAGGGGTTAGGTGGTGAAAAAAAGACAGAAATACCCCCACGTGCTAAGCACATGATGTAGGTTAACGGGACTTTTGAATGGCAAGTACACAGAAGGATGACGGGAGTGATTTCCAGATAGTTTAGTGACGACGTGAGTTCAAAAAAAGTTCCAAGGACGATGCATGTGATTTGGgtacaagttcaaggacgacgggagtaatAATGTCCTAAAAAAATTAATGGAATCGGTGGTTACTCTTATTTACATCCACTTTatctaaaaaaacaaaaaacaaaaaaaattaagtaCTTTGATACATGTCAACTTTTACGTAAATAAAGAGTTGACTTAGTGATATCAAGAAAATTCAACAACCTACTTTAATTTTCACAAAAAATTGATGATAATTTTTTTAAAAGAAAGTAGAGTAAATGAAAGGGTTATGTTTGTTCAACTttacttatattattaattactCCTTATTATTTATTATGGAGTATAATACTTCATCTGTCAAATTTAATTGTTTTACAACAAAAAACACAgtttaaaaaatataataaaaatactgTCTTTTTTGTTACATTTCAGTTTTACCCTTATTTTTTCTCTCATTTATCTTATCCACATATATTAAGAACATGATAGaacttaattttcttattttttttctatCTATGGTCATGGACAATTAATTTAAGACATTTCAAAATGaaatactaaataataaattagGGACGGAGAAAGTAATAAATAATACTCCTGAATAAACATCTACGGAGTATTTATTCTGAATGTATATTGTCTATTCAAGGTATCTGTGTGAAATTAAATTTTTGTTTGTTATCTTTGTATTGGAACTTTTTTTtgtcatttttatttatttcaaaAATTTTTACTTGGTAATTTCAAAGGTCGAGCGCTTTAATGTAATGGTATAAGAGTACGTGGTAATGTCCATCAGTTTTGCTAAGTTCATTAATCGACGTTGGTGACGGGTGAGAAAGCGACACTGTGTCAGCGTCTTTGGCTGGTGTCGATTTCTCACTGTCAAGATATCTATTATGAATTCACACATTTTGAccatttaatttttaaattttcaactgtttgtatttttttttcttttaaacaaTTTTTCTCACTATATAAATGCatgatcatttcataatttttatacACATCCACCATCcctaaaacacattttatatactCTCACTTAAATTTCTCCATAGCTAGTTGCATCGTTACTTTCGACGTTCATAAAGGTGGATTTTTTACTAAATATATGAAGGAATGGTTCGAAATTCACGTTGAaaatatttttgttacaagctttaactTATagcgtttattcaattatttaagacCAAACATTGATTACGAGACATCcgaatttacatattgggatggaGACTCGAAGGAATTCGTGTTTCTTAAGCACAATGATATATGATCTAAAATACTTGGAAAATCAATAATACGCTCGGAACGAGTTATATTCTAAGAATATATTTCCCGACCTTCCTTGCGAGAGTAGTGAGGACGGATACATGAGTGATGAGTGATGACACGATTAGAAAAATTCCTTAATTTAAGAACTGGTTTATATCTATTTACCCGTAGTTTTAAGTTATGTAATCGTATTTTATGACTAATTTATGTAATCCCATTttgtaatgttatttttattattaatgttttatttatatttattataattttattctttagaaaaataattaaataaacataaaataaattaaaaatataattgtctAATTGGGCTATCAAAGGCGATGAAAACTCTAAATACTTCCACAACTTTATTAAAAGACGGGCGAATAAAAATAATATTCACGGTATCTCAATTAATGGCACATGGACTGAAGATCCAAACATAATAAAACAAGAAACGCTCCTATACTTTAAATCAATTTTTAAAGCCAACAACCTTGAAAACCGTTGTCCATTTGATAATGCATCTCACATTGAATATATCTCACCTCAAGACAACCTCATCCTTGAATCAAATTTTAATGAAAAAGAAATATGAAATGCTCTTAACGACTGTGAAAATTTAAAAGCACCGGGTCTCGATGACTTCAACATGAAATTCTTCAAAAAATATTGAGATCTAATCATAACTGAACTCATAAACGCACTTGATTGGTTTTGGACCAACTCCGAAATATCTAAAGGATGTAATGCCTCCTCTTTCACTCTAATTCCTAAAAGTCTAACCCAATTAGACTGAACGAATATCGACCAATCTGTCTCATTGGTAGTTATTATAAGATCCTAACCAAAATTCTATCAAACCGGCTCGCAAAAGTAATCCATAAAGTCATTGGTTGTGAACAAACCGCATTCCTTAAAGGAATGAACATTCTTTATAGCGTGCTTATTGCCCACGAAATAATTGATGAACTCAAACGTAAAAAACGCAAAGGACTCGTATTTAAAGTCAACTTCGAAAAGGCATTTGATTGTATTGAATGAGACTTTTTATTTGACACCGTGCATCACATGGGTTTTGGATCCAAATGGATTAGTTTCATTCGAGCATGCCTCTCGTCGTCAACTATATCCGTCCTCATCAATGGCTCTCCCACAAAGGAATTTAATCCTGAAAGAGGTTTCCGCCAGGGAGACCCAATCTCACCTTTCCGCCAGGGATGTAATGTCTCCGATTGGAAAGCTAAATCCATTTTCTTTGGCAGTCGTTTAACACTCATTAAATCTATCCTAAGTAGTATTCTTCTCTACTACTTTTCCCGATTTCACGCACCATCCACCGTCCTTAAGTCACTCGAATCTAAAAGACACAATTTTTTGGGCGGGTCCATAACGGAATATATAATAAATTGGATTAAATGGGATCAAATACTTCTTCCTAACGACAAAGGTGGTTAAACACGGGCTCTCTTTTTAGTAAAAATATATCACTACTATGCAAATGGTGGAGTTTCAAAAATGAAAAAAATACTCTATgggttaaaattatcacaagtatttaTGGGACGGGGGCCGAGCTAGATACTAACATTTCTTGCAGGAACATCACAGGACGAACAGTTTGGAAAGAGATTATAAAAGCAGGTATAATTGCGGAAGATACAGGAGCTTCGTTTTCTACATCCATATCCAAACAACTTGAAAATGGTGAATCTATAAAATTTTGGAATGACATTTGGTGTGGCTCTGAGCGTTTTTGCACTTTATTTCATTGACTATACATGCTTGATTCTAATAAAGATGCATATGTCACGGATCGAATCTCACATAACGGCTCATCAACTTGCGGCATTTGGTCTTGGATTAGACCTCCTAGCGAAAGGGCCCTAAACGAACTTATTAAAATCAACAATATTGTAGCTTCCATCAAATTGACCGAGAAACCCGATGCTTGAAAATATATTCACGATCTATTCGGAATTTACACTACTAAATCTTTAGCTCATATAATCAACAGTCTAAAACTCGATAATCAAGCATCAAATATTTCGGTCACACGGAACAAATACATCCCACAAAAGGTTAACATATTCGCTTGGAGAGTTGTCCAAAATAAAATACCGGTAAGAGTTGAATTAGACAAAATGGGCATCGATCTTGACACCATTCTTTGTGCACTTTGCAACACGGACACAGAAACATCCGATCACGCCATGGTACTTTGTCCAAAAGCATCACAAATTTGGTCACTTACACTTAATTTGTGGAACCAACCTAACTGCATGATTTCTAATATTGAAGATGCCATAATCAACCAACAATCTTTTATTTGTAACAACATTGACACATCTTTGTGGAAAAAAACCAAATGGACCGTGTGCTACACCCTTTGGAAACATAGAAATCTAAAAGTCTTCTAAAAAAAAAGAACGGAATCCCGCAACAATACTATACGAAATTCGATCCCAAAGTTATAGTTGGATTTCCAAACGTTCAAGAAAAAATAAGCAAATCGGATGGCACCAATGGTTAATCAATCCATCATCTTATGTTGCGAATCCTCATCATCGTGTGGGTGTTGGTTAAGTTTTCAAAACTAGTTATAGGATGCCCAATAGTTCCCATTTATTTCTTATGAGGGCCGATTAAATAGGGCGTATGTTGGGTAACTTTGTTGTCGCTTGATCGTCACTGTTATCCTCTTTCCCCCGGCTTGAATTTTCAAGTTTGATTCCCCCTCATTTCAAATGAATAGAGCTATTCGGCTATCTTCTTAAATAATAGTATCCTCCTATGTACTTCGATTATACAATGTATAGATCATATAGGTCCATGTAACTACACaatcaattattaataataatattttcttGCTTTACGgcgaaaaaaaattatattaagaaACTTCATAAAAAATAAGCTAAACAAATACAATACAATACGAAAGGCTAAAAGCCCCAATTAAAATGACATAGCAAAAATTGAAACACAAGCCACACCAACATTTTACTAATGCAACATTGTTGATAATTTTTCCTTGTGATTGATATAACTCCAGCAGAGAATTATTTCATTactcataaataaataattaataatgtgtgTCACTCCATCAATTCATTAATGTGTGTCACTCCATCATAAACACTCATACACATGATAGTAAAAATGGTATTCatgcaaaaaataaaataaaaaaaaattcaaataataaccaataatataaatataaatataaatataaatataaatataaataataaattatacaATAAATACACATAAAACCCACCTTCCCTGATAACCCCCACAACTATTATCTCCCCTACTTTCTCTCTGCCACCACCATACACCATCTACCAAAATGTCTACTGAAAACGATCCATGGATCAAATCCGCTATAAACGACACCGCTTTAGTCGCAAACATTCTTTTCCAACTCCGTCAATCTAACCCACCGCCGTCACACCTCAAACGTTGGTCAATCCGTCAACGCCGTTCAAAACCTGTCCCACCATCAACTTCCACGTCCAAAAAGCAACCAACACCTACAGCTAGTCCCACCACTCCGTTATCTTATTCAACTTCCGTTAGCGGTGAAGAGTCTTCCCGGTTAATTCTTGACGGCGCCGTTATCTCGAGATCTaaggtttgttgttttgttagtcaGTTGGTGTTGTAAGGGTGGCGTGTGGTCTTTTTTTAATTATGACCGTATTACCCTTTAGGATTTATCAAACCGGTTTTTCTGTTtcttgaaattatcatttttaccctTGTCCCAAAACTAATACAGGAAGgttaattttttttaaagatatAAAAAATCTATTTTgattttatgttattattaagaAATTATTATGTCACTTACCAAATGATAGTTTACCTATATGTTTGTATTTCTATATTCCTTCatgtgttattgttattataagaacTACCATAATTTCTATAATACAAGACAATTTTAAACGAAGAAATTATCAAATTTTTGCTTTACTTGTATGAGTATGTTTAGTAAATTATTTTTTCTAAATATTGCAAGTTAAACTTGCTTTAATAATAGAAACAGCTAAAATGGAGTAATTTGCTAACCTACCTTACTTAATTAAATTATCATTGCAGTATTTAATCTGGGTGATACTTCTTCATGTACTCCGTAATTTTATTGGTTTTGGTGTGGTGGTAATACAGTATATGTGAAATAAGTCTTGATATGAAACTGGATCTCACTAACGTGTATTTCGTCGATATTGACCGAATTACCCCTATGAGATACTTTATGGATTACtttttttttacaatatttatagacCCATGAGTAGTTAAttgattaataattaatattaaaataattgaAGGTGATGACTTCCATTCGACACATTGAGTCAGAAAACCAAACCACTTTCCACGTTTTTATATTTACTTTCTTTTTACTAAATATACCCTTCTTTGTCAAAGGACATTTTGGTCAATTCAAAAGTGATTGGTAGTTCATAAACTCATGACTCGTGTCCACTATTTGTCAAAGTCAATACACATCTACATTTGGTTGAAAATGATATATGGCCTTATACCACTTTCCTAAAGTACACCatttcatttttataattttaatcttaattttagttGATTATACACTTCACTTTTTAGTTAGttaaagaatcattattattataattagtattagtactaTATTTTATCTATTATTTTGGTGATGATACAACAAAGGAGTTTTAAGTGGATAATAATTAGAGTAGTAAAATAAAATAGGGTgagggtattttggtcatttaagTTGAGTATATGCAAATGCAAGTTCTTTGTTGGCGTGTTTTCGTGGCAAGTTGAGGGGTCTTCGTGTGTGTTTGTGTTTGGTACAAGTAGTTGTGCACTTTATTGGGTGTGTTTTATGTGAATGTGTAGGATAAAGAGTTGTAATCCAGTGTGTCGCGGTGTTGGGAATGGTGTGCAACCGTATCTGCTAGTCCTTTTTATTATTCAGTCAAAAAGAATTCCATGTGATTTGAGTTTATATTTAAATTTTAGTAAATATTTAATTGAAAACTATCAAGGTTGACAAAgtcaaaagtatatttaggatgttGTATTTTAAGGGTTAGGattgtgtttttatttatttattgagttCTAAGCCGAGTTTAACGCATTTTAAACAGTTTTAAATTTATGTAATCGTCACCATAAAATTAATAAGTATAAGTAACTGTATATAA
This genomic window from Rutidosis leptorrhynchoides isolate AG116_Rl617_1_P2 chromosome 2, CSIRO_AGI_Rlap_v1, whole genome shotgun sequence contains:
- the LOC139890422 gene encoding uncharacterized protein → MAPTGKYDKVYTVTSVTHLIPIKLDLSKLNYTHWSTLFENHCSTYNVASFLTSAITTHDDEETKKANAAVLGWIYLTISEPLLERLLNTQPKTASAAWEFLKNIFQDNKRSKIMELTAELHALNIGALTPEQYFRKIDSISAMLANLGSTIQDEELVTYTIHGLNGHFPHAKHIILHSNPFPSYETVRSMITLEQMELTRVNQPTDTATPSAPTALVASTPPAAPPRPMPSTQACRNFSRGNCRFGASCRYLHHGNRSNNNASTGQFSSRTSGPSQAQLFEIIAAQQLLISQQDLGRTNFSQPTAQYQFRPQTPLAQQIAPPGFRTVPAFSPQANWAGPMTSPATAAAFGPVHANQSMFRPALHPAQVYVPTAATGPLHSQAQFFAGPHQPIISSGQPTAIPQAFSTDTFQDFGNAGWHIDTGASAHLSSSINCLNTIFNYCMYPSVAVGDGNSIPVTNTGHSVLPNVHRPLYLTNVLITPNIVKNLISVCRFARDNKVSVCFDEFGFSVKDYLTNRQLLRCDSTGDLYPFISQPSPQQQALLTTSTTWHQRLGHPSVEAFRHLMSNNYIACNKTKPPDFCHACQLGKHVRLPFHSSTSTVDSIIIRITYGYIRYDTNQKCLTYLSNFVHMLKHNLIPKLKPFNVIKGESLTTPHFVTFLTQMESIYAFHALKHHNKMENQKE
- the LOC139890423 gene encoding uncharacterized mitochondrial protein AtMg00810-like, which produces MTEEYKARLVANGHSQQVGIDCDETFSPVVKPATIRTVLSLAVSRHWPVHQLDVRNAFLHGNLTETVYMHQPPGFRDASRPDHVCLLQKSLYGLKQAPRAWYQRFAGYAQSGSDTAYLLLYVDDFILTASSAAFLQQVIASLHREFSMTDLGPLNYFLGVSVTRNSSGMFLSQKKYASEIIERAGLTGCHPCRTPVETSSKLGTAGPSVPDPTFYRSLAGAIQYLTFTRPDICYAVQQICLFMHDPREQHMSALKRILRYLQGTLDHGLQLYASSPTSLTAYSDADWAGCPSTRRSTSGYCVFLGSNLLSWSSKRQMTPSRSSAEAEYRGVANAVAETCWLRNLLRELHCSLFSATLVYCDNVSAVYMSGNPVQHQRTKHIEIDIHFVRDLVTKGHVRVLHVPSRYQYADIFTKGLLSILFDEFRSSLSVRSAPAPTAGGC